From one Brachypodium distachyon strain Bd21 chromosome 4, Brachypodium_distachyon_v3.0, whole genome shotgun sequence genomic stretch:
- the LOC100831270 gene encoding HIPL1 protein, which yields MDRRAPSGDSSQERCGSALSSRSCWELEQKCNLFSADLFDMGSMPRTVPLLCSSFSARDSSQPEHQIYNNEDYCGQVWKHCKNTVMSNSPFQTSAPRKGGLSGSSSMLTDFWQSEKDFCVSLSGIPNSQLVCFNGHGVSFNTRKNSSPAPNGICLEKIGNGTYLNMVAHPDGSSKAFFSRQDGKIWLATVPEQGRGDGLQLDETIPFLDLSTEGHLGSDLGLEAVAFHPDFINNGRFFVSYICDGTQSSNCAGRCSCDREVGCDPSKLGSDNDVVPCRYQLLISEYSAKGSSSSFSEATYADPSEVRRVFSMGLPYVPNHAGQILFGPSDGYLYILTGNGGIRGDPFNFSLNEKSLLGKILRIDIDELPEMNEVGNKSLWGNYAIPKDNPNTDNSNLRPEIWALGLENPWRCSFDSLRPFHLYCADDGQEQYKVVDLISKGGNYGWSGVYEDQHVQYPPWAVQGTKLTNGTIFPIMGYKVPSTTKSASIVGGYVYRGSADPCLYGRYLFADMYSSAMWTGTVNTDVSCKYTSASIPLSCSEKTPLPCEGSTNSPLGRIFSFGEDNKQDGFILASQGVYRIVQPSLCGYACLTDATSKQAATSVSGGNQGLTTVMKVLIAVASVLIAGASIYFAWRCFCNNSSICCNDIETIQVTNNTTTRGDGPSATATKPGDVELAVTTRPAEHRAR from the exons ATGGACAGGCGCGCGCCTTCTGGGGACTCCTCCCAAGAGCGCTGCGGCTCTGCCCTCTCATCCAGATCTTGCTGGGAGCTGGAGCAA AAGTGCAATCTCTTCTCGGCTGATCTGTTTGACATGGGATCTATGCCACGCACCGTTCCTCTCCTGTGCAGTTCTTTCTCAGCTCGAGATTCCTCTCAACCGGAGCACCAAATCTACAATAATGAGGATTATTGTGGGCAAGTTTGGAAACATTGCAAAAATACCGTGATGTCAAACTCTCCTTTCCAGACTTCCGCACCAAGAAAGGGTGGGCTTAGTGGTTCATCCTCCATGCTTACTGATTTTTGGCAATCAGAAAAAGACTTTTGTGTGTCTCTTTCTGGTATACCAAACAGTCAGTTAGTATGTTTTAACGGCCATGGGGTTTCATTTAACACTAGGAAGAACTCTTCACCAGCTCCTAATGGGATATGCCTTGAGAAGATCGGTAATGGAACCTATCTTAACATGGTTGCTCACCCTGATGGGTCTAGCAAAGCCTTCTTCTCCAGACAAGATGGGAAAATATGGTTGGCCACAGTTCCTGAACAAGGAAGGGGAGATGGCCTACAACTTGACGAGACGATCCCATTTCTTGATCTCTCAACTGAAGGTCACCTCGGTTCAGACCTTGGACTCGAGGCTGTGGCATTTCATCCGGATTTTATAAACAATGGACGCTTCTTTGTTTCATACATTTGTGATGGAACTCAGTCATCCAACTGTGCTGGTAGGTGTTCGTGTGATCGCGAAGTTGGGTGCGACCCTTCAAAGCTCGGCTCTGATAACGATGTTGTCCCTTGCCGGTACCAACTACTTATCTCAGAGTATTCGGCAAAAGGTTCATCATCAAGCTTTTCCGAG GCAACATATGCCGATCCATCAGAAGTTAGAAGGGTCTTTTCAATGGGGTTGCCATACGTTCCTAACCATGCGGGTCAGATCCTTTTTGGACCTTCTGATGGATACCTGTACATTTTGACAGGAAATGGTGGAATTAGGGGTGACCCCTTCAACTTCTCGCTGAATGAGAAATCTCTTTTGGGAAAAATCTTGAGGATTGACATTGATGAACTTCCAG AGATGAATGAAGTTGGTAACAAAAGCTTATGGGGTAACTATGCCATTCCAAAGGACAATCCCAATACTGATAATAGTAACTTACGGCCAGAGATTTGGGCCTTGGGTCTTGAAAACCCATGGCGGTGCAGCTTTGACTCCTTGAGGCCTTTCCACTTGTACTGTGCAGACGATGGCCAG GAACAATACAAAGTGGTAGATTTAATATCCAAGGGCGGAAACTATGGGTGGAGTGGTGTGTATGAGGACCAGCATGTTCAGTATCCACCGTGGGCAGTTCAAGGAACCAAACTAACAAATGGCACCATCTTCCCAATAATGGGCTATAAGGTTCCTTCTACCACCAAATCTGCATCGATAGTTGGTGGGTATGTGTACCGTGGGTCTGCCGACCCTTGCTTGTATGGAAG GTACCTATTTGCTGATATGTACTCATCGGCCATGTGGACTGGCACGGTTAACACCGATGTCAGTTGTAAATATACCTCTGCTTCCATCCCGTTGAGCTGTTCTGAGAAGACACCGCTTCCTTGCGAAGGATCCACCAACAGCCCTCTCGGCCGAATATTCTCGTTTGGTGAGGATAACAAGCAAGATGGCTTCATCTTGGCGAGCCAAGGTGTCTACCGGATTGTCCAGCCTAGCCTTTGTGGCTATGCTTGTCTGACTGATGCAACCTCGAAACAAGCGGCAACTTCTGTTTCCGGTGGTAATCAAGGATTGACAACAGTTATGAAAGTGCTGATTGCTGTGGCGTCAGTTCTGATCGCAGGAGCTAGTATCTATTTCGCTTGGAGATGTTTCTGCAATAACTCATCCATTTGCTGCAATGACATAGAGACTATTCAGGTAACCAATAACACCACCACTCGCGGAGATGGTCCTTCGGCGACTGCAACCAAACCAGGTGACGTTGAATTGGCTGTGACTACTAGGCCTGCAGAGCATCGTGCTCGCTAG
- the LOC100831574 gene encoding HIPL1 protein isoform X1 — protein MSSLERMTVLQLVPPLFLVVLLLCCSSSVPLHEASPLSTDTKTPVAVELNVTLNFCRSDAGGGCDAAADAAVRARFDAMDVEPADGECARLVKSMLCSKCNLFSAALFDTGSITRTVPLLCSSFSARGSSQPEHPTHNNGDYCGQVWKHCKSTAMLNSPFQSFAPRKVELTGSSSMLTDFWQSEKDFCVSLSSTPNNSLVCFNGHGVSFNQMRNSSPSPNGMCLEKIGNGSYLNMVGHPDGSSKAFFSREDGKIWLTTVPQQGTRDSLQLDETIPFLDLATEGHLSSDLGFVGLAFHLDFVNNGRFFVSYICDGTLSSNCAGRCSCDRDVGCDPSKIGSDNGVDPCRYQLVVSEYSAAKGSSSSFSEATYADPSEARRIFSMGLPYVSNHAGQLLFGPTDGYLYFFTGNGGIRGDPFNFSQNGKSLLGKVLRLDIDELPEMNGVSNQSLWGNYTIPKDNPHTGDSNLQPEIWAWGLENPWRCSFDSVRPFHLYCADDGQEQYKVVDLISKGGNYGWSAAHEDQDIHYPPWASQGTKPTNGIFFPIMGYTVPSTTKYAAIVGGYVYRGSADSCLYGRYLFADMYSSAMWTGTINIDGSGKYTSASIPLSCSKTPLPCDDSTDSPLGPIFSFGEDNKQDVFILANQGVYRIVQPSLCDYVCVSDATTEQATASVSGGSQGMATILKVLIGVASVLGTAGAIYLVRTCFCNNSVILGNRIGTMQVINNTTTRGDNSSLATTTKAGDIELAVTKPAEYHAR, from the exons ATGTCCAGCCTTGAGAGAATGACGGTGCTCCAGCTCGTTCCTCCTCTGTTCCTCGTGGTGCTCCTGCTCTGCTGCTCCAGCTCGGTTCCCCTCCACGAAGCATCGCCGCTCTCCACGGACACGA AGACACCCGTGGCCGTGGAGCTGAACGTGACGCTCAACTTCTGCCGGagtgacgccggcggcggctgcgacgCGGCGGCCGACGCGGCGGTGCGTGCGCGGTTCGACGCCATGGACGTGGAACCGGCGGACGGCGAGTGCGCGCGTCTCGTCAAGTCCATGCTCTGCTCG AAGTGTAATCTGTTCTCGGCTGCTCTGTTTGACACTGGATCTATCACACGTACAGTTCCTCTCCTGTGTAGCTCTTTCTCTGCGCGAGGTTCCTCTCAACCTGAGCACCCCACCCACAATAATGGGGACTATTGTGGGCAAGTTTGGAAACATTGCAAAAGCACAGCAATGTTGAACTCTCCTTTCCAGTCTTTCGCACCCAGAAAGGTTGAACTTACTGGTTCATCTTCCATGCTTACTGACTTTTGGCAATCAGAAAAGGACTTTTGTGTGTCACTTTCCAGCACACCAAACAACTCGTTAGTATGCTTCAATGGGCATGGGGTCTCATTCAACCAAATGAGGAACTCTTCACCATCTCCTAATGGGATGTGCCTTGAGAAGATCGGTAATGGATCCTATCTTAACATGGTTGGTCACCCTGATGGGTCTAGCAAAGCCTTCTTCTCCAGAGAAGATGGCAAGATATGGTTGACCACAGTTCCTCAACAAGGAACGAGAGACAGCCTGCAACTTGATGAGACAATCCCATTTCTTGATCTTGCAACTGAAGGTCACCTCAGTTCGGACCTTGGGTTCGTGGGTTTGGCATTTCATCTGGATTTTGTAAACAACGGACGCTTCTTTGTTTCATACATTTGTGATGGAACTCTGTCATCCAACTGTGCTGGTAGGTGTTCGTGTGATCGTGATGTGGGGTGCGATCCTTCAAAGATCGGCTCTGATAATGGTGTTGACCCTTGCCGGTACCAACTAGTCGTCTCAGAGTATTCAGCAGCAAAAGGTTCATCATCAAGCTTTTCCGAG GCAACATACGCAGATCCATCGGAAGCCAGAAGGATCTTTTCAATGGGGTTGCCATATGTTTCTAACCATGCCGGTCAGCTCCTTTTTGGACCTACTGATGGGTACCTGTACTTTTTTACTGGAAATGGCGGAATTAGGGGTGATCCCTTCAACTTCTCGCAGAATGGAAAATCTCTTTTGGGAAAAGTCTTGAGGCTTGACATTGATGAACTTCCAG AGATGAATGGGGTTTCTAACCAAAGCTTATGGGGTAATTATACCATTCCAAAAGACAATCCCCATACTGGTGATAGTAACTTACAGCCAGAAATTTGGGCCTGGGGTCTTGAAAACCCATGGAGGTGCAGCTTTGACTCCGTGAGGCCTTTCCACTTGTACTGTGCGGATGATGGCCAG gaacAATACAAAGTGGTAGATTTGATATCCAAGGGTGGAAACTACGGGTGGAGTGCTGCGCATGAGGACCAGGATATTCACTATCCACCTTGGGCTTCTCAAGGAACCAAACCAACAAATGGCATCTTTTTCCCAATAATGGGCTATACGGTTCCTTCTACCACCAAATATGCAGCGATAGTTGGTGGGTATGTGTACCGCGGGTCTGCTGACTCTTGCTTGTATGGAAG GTACCTATTTGCGGATATGTACTCATCTGCCATGTGGACTGGCACGATTAACATTGATGGCAGTGGTAAATATACCTCTGCTTCCATCCCGTTGAGCTGTTCTAAGACACCACTTCCCTGTGATGATTCCACAGACAGCCCTCTTGGCCCAATCTTTTCGTTTGGCGAGGATAACAAGCAAGATGTCTTCATCTTGGCGAACCAAGGTGTGTACCGGATTGTCCAGCCTAGCCTATGCGACTATGTTTGTGTGAGTGATGCAACTACAGAACAAGCGACAGCTTCTGTTTCTGGTGGTAGTCAAGGAATGGCAACAATTCTAAAAGTGCTGATAGGTGTGGCATCAGTTTTGGGCACAGCTGGAGCTATCTATCTTGTTCGTACATGTTTCTGCAACAACTCAGTAATACTGGGCAATCGCATAGGGACTATGCAAGTAATCAATAACACTACCACGCGCGGAGATAATTCTTCCTTGGCGACCACAACCAAAGCAGGTGACATTGAATTGGCTGTAACTAAGCCTGCAGAGTATCATGCTCGCTAG
- the LOC100831574 gene encoding HIPL1 protein isoform X2, translating to MAWSRETINKRSRKSLSTPNRWRRRRDAQTTEKCNLFSAALFDTGSITRTVPLLCSSFSARGSSQPEHPTHNNGDYCGQVWKHCKSTAMLNSPFQSFAPRKVELTGSSSMLTDFWQSEKDFCVSLSSTPNNSLVCFNGHGVSFNQMRNSSPSPNGMCLEKIGNGSYLNMVGHPDGSSKAFFSREDGKIWLTTVPQQGTRDSLQLDETIPFLDLATEGHLSSDLGFVGLAFHLDFVNNGRFFVSYICDGTLSSNCAGRCSCDRDVGCDPSKIGSDNGVDPCRYQLVVSEYSAAKGSSSSFSEATYADPSEARRIFSMGLPYVSNHAGQLLFGPTDGYLYFFTGNGGIRGDPFNFSQNGKSLLGKVLRLDIDELPEMNGVSNQSLWGNYTIPKDNPHTGDSNLQPEIWAWGLENPWRCSFDSVRPFHLYCADDGQEQYKVVDLISKGGNYGWSAAHEDQDIHYPPWASQGTKPTNGIFFPIMGYTVPSTTKYAAIVGGYVYRGSADSCLYGRYLFADMYSSAMWTGTINIDGSGKYTSASIPLSCSKTPLPCDDSTDSPLGPIFSFGEDNKQDVFILANQGVYRIVQPSLCDYVCVSDATTEQATASVSGGSQGMATILKVLIGVASVLGTAGAIYLVRTCFCNNSVILGNRIGTMQVINNTTTRGDNSSLATTTKAGDIELAVTKPAEYHAR from the exons ATGGCGTGGTCGCGTGAAACGATCAATAAGCGATCTAGAAAAAGTCTCTCCACACCAAAtcgatggaggcggcggcgggacgcGCAGACGACGGAG AAGTGTAATCTGTTCTCGGCTGCTCTGTTTGACACTGGATCTATCACACGTACAGTTCCTCTCCTGTGTAGCTCTTTCTCTGCGCGAGGTTCCTCTCAACCTGAGCACCCCACCCACAATAATGGGGACTATTGTGGGCAAGTTTGGAAACATTGCAAAAGCACAGCAATGTTGAACTCTCCTTTCCAGTCTTTCGCACCCAGAAAGGTTGAACTTACTGGTTCATCTTCCATGCTTACTGACTTTTGGCAATCAGAAAAGGACTTTTGTGTGTCACTTTCCAGCACACCAAACAACTCGTTAGTATGCTTCAATGGGCATGGGGTCTCATTCAACCAAATGAGGAACTCTTCACCATCTCCTAATGGGATGTGCCTTGAGAAGATCGGTAATGGATCCTATCTTAACATGGTTGGTCACCCTGATGGGTCTAGCAAAGCCTTCTTCTCCAGAGAAGATGGCAAGATATGGTTGACCACAGTTCCTCAACAAGGAACGAGAGACAGCCTGCAACTTGATGAGACAATCCCATTTCTTGATCTTGCAACTGAAGGTCACCTCAGTTCGGACCTTGGGTTCGTGGGTTTGGCATTTCATCTGGATTTTGTAAACAACGGACGCTTCTTTGTTTCATACATTTGTGATGGAACTCTGTCATCCAACTGTGCTGGTAGGTGTTCGTGTGATCGTGATGTGGGGTGCGATCCTTCAAAGATCGGCTCTGATAATGGTGTTGACCCTTGCCGGTACCAACTAGTCGTCTCAGAGTATTCAGCAGCAAAAGGTTCATCATCAAGCTTTTCCGAG GCAACATACGCAGATCCATCGGAAGCCAGAAGGATCTTTTCAATGGGGTTGCCATATGTTTCTAACCATGCCGGTCAGCTCCTTTTTGGACCTACTGATGGGTACCTGTACTTTTTTACTGGAAATGGCGGAATTAGGGGTGATCCCTTCAACTTCTCGCAGAATGGAAAATCTCTTTTGGGAAAAGTCTTGAGGCTTGACATTGATGAACTTCCAG AGATGAATGGGGTTTCTAACCAAAGCTTATGGGGTAATTATACCATTCCAAAAGACAATCCCCATACTGGTGATAGTAACTTACAGCCAGAAATTTGGGCCTGGGGTCTTGAAAACCCATGGAGGTGCAGCTTTGACTCCGTGAGGCCTTTCCACTTGTACTGTGCGGATGATGGCCAG gaacAATACAAAGTGGTAGATTTGATATCCAAGGGTGGAAACTACGGGTGGAGTGCTGCGCATGAGGACCAGGATATTCACTATCCACCTTGGGCTTCTCAAGGAACCAAACCAACAAATGGCATCTTTTTCCCAATAATGGGCTATACGGTTCCTTCTACCACCAAATATGCAGCGATAGTTGGTGGGTATGTGTACCGCGGGTCTGCTGACTCTTGCTTGTATGGAAG GTACCTATTTGCGGATATGTACTCATCTGCCATGTGGACTGGCACGATTAACATTGATGGCAGTGGTAAATATACCTCTGCTTCCATCCCGTTGAGCTGTTCTAAGACACCACTTCCCTGTGATGATTCCACAGACAGCCCTCTTGGCCCAATCTTTTCGTTTGGCGAGGATAACAAGCAAGATGTCTTCATCTTGGCGAACCAAGGTGTGTACCGGATTGTCCAGCCTAGCCTATGCGACTATGTTTGTGTGAGTGATGCAACTACAGAACAAGCGACAGCTTCTGTTTCTGGTGGTAGTCAAGGAATGGCAACAATTCTAAAAGTGCTGATAGGTGTGGCATCAGTTTTGGGCACAGCTGGAGCTATCTATCTTGTTCGTACATGTTTCTGCAACAACTCAGTAATACTGGGCAATCGCATAGGGACTATGCAAGTAATCAATAACACTACCACGCGCGGAGATAATTCTTCCTTGGCGACCACAACCAAAGCAGGTGACATTGAATTGGCTGTAACTAAGCCTGCAGAGTATCATGCTCGCTAG